The genomic stretch ATATTACATTTACGACGATTGCAGAACCTGCGGCTGGTTCGACGGGTGGGGGTTCGACTTCGGGTACTGGTGGTAGGAGCCGGCCTTAGTTCGGAACAAGCGGCTTCGTCGCCATCACGAACGATCGCGGACGCTGGCAGCGCGTTCACCCCAAGGGGGGTAAGCGCGACGGCCGCTTGCGGTGGGTGACATGCCCAACCTGCGGACGGAGACCTGAGCCCCCAGCCCTATTCCATCTATTCCGGTCCGCTTGTCCGTCGTTTGGGGCCGGGTTATACTGCGCAGCGACATCCGGAGCACCCTTGCATGAGCGACCGGACCGCTGAGCTACGACCCTTCTCCCCTTCCTCCAACCCAAGTCTGCGCAGTCGCCGACAGCACGTTGTCGATGCCCGGCGCAGCCCGGCGGCCCGGCCCAAAGGTGGGGTATGACCGAAATCACCATTCACGGACGCGGCGGCCAGGGCGGAGTCACCCTCGCCAAACTGCTGGCCTCCGCCTATTTCGAACGCGGCAAGCACGTACAGGCCTTCGGCATCTACGCGGCCGAACGCTCCGGCGCCCCGGTGCAGGCCTACGTGCGTATCGATGATGCTGAGATCACCAATCACAACCTTGTACATACACCCGACCATGTGATCGTGCTCGACCGAACGCTGATCGGGCCGCGCGTGCTGGCGGGTCTGCGCCCAGGTGGCTGGATTCTGCTGAACCACACGGCGGCGCCACACGAGTTGGCGGAGCAGTTCGCCGGGTACAAGGTTGCGACCGTGGATGCGACCGGCATCGCGGCGGAACACGGACTGGGAACGCGCGCGGTGCCCATTGTGAATACCACCATGCTTGGCGCCGTTGCCAAAGTGCTGGGCCTGAACTTGGAGGACATCGCGGCCGCACTGCGCTCGACAGGGTTTGAGGGGGCCAACCGGCTGGCAGCGGAGGCGGCTTTTGCGCAAGTACACTCGGCCGAACTGCCGGGGACGGCGGTCGTCGTGCCACCGGCGACGGCGGCGGGGCCGCGGGCGGCGGCGGCCAGCTTTCTCGGGGCGGAGATGGGTGGAATGCCGGAAATCCACACCGGCGACTGGGCCACTCGGCAGCCGCAGCGGCGCGCATGGACGCCCCCCTGCAACCAGGGCTGCCCGGCAGGCCATGATGTCCGCGGGTTCGTGGCAGCCGCAGGGAAGAAGGACTACGACGCGGCGCTCGCAATCCTGCTGGAGCGCTCGCCGTTTCCGGGAATCTGCGGGCGTGTGTGTCCGGCGCCGTGTATGGCGGTCTGCAATCGGGGGACGTTTGACGGGGCGGTGAACGTACGCGAGATCGAACGATACATAGCGGATCACGCGGCCTGGCCTACTCCGCCCAAGCCCCACCGCCAGGAGCGGGTGGCCGTGGTGGGTTCCGGGCCGGCGGGCCTGAGCGCCGCCTATCACCTGGCGCGGCTGGGCTATCACGTGACCTTGCTGGAAGCGGGCAAGGAACTGGGCGGCGTGCTGCGCACGGGCATCCCTTCGTACCGGTTGCCGCGCAACGTGCTCGACCGTGAAATTTCGTGGATTCTGCGGCATGGGATCGAGGTGCACACGCGGACGCCCGTGCATCGCAAGCTGCTGGTCGAAATGTCGCAGCGTTATGACGCGCTGTTCGTGGCAACCGGTCTGCAGGAAGCCCGGGGGCTCAACCTCGGCCAGCTTTCGTCGGACGTGGTGACGCAGGGCATCGACTACCTCGACCATGCGCGCAACGGGCACGAGTTCGTCACGGGCCTGCGGGTGGTCGTGATCGGCGGTGGCAATACCGCGATGGACGCAGCCCGGACTGCGCTGCGCTGCGGGGCGCGCCGTGTGCAGGTGCTGTACCGCCGTACGCGAGCCGAGATGCCCGCGATCCACGAGGAGATCGAGGAAGCGCTCGAGGAAGGCGTCGAACTGTGCGAATTGGTAGCGCCCCTGCGGCTGCGCGAGACCCCGACCGGCGCACTTCTGACCTGCCAGCGGATGGAACTGGGCGCTCCGGATGCAAGTGGCCGGCGCAGCCCGGTGCCGCTCGAAAGCGAAGATGCCGTGTATGACGTCCGCTGCGATCGGGTGATTCTGGCGCTGGGGCAGTCGGCCGACCTTTCGATTTTTCCCGAGGGCTGCAACGTGCGGTCCGACGGCCAACTGACCGGTCTGACGGGCTGCCCGATCTTCG from Phycisphaerales bacterium encodes the following:
- a CDS encoding 2-oxoacid:acceptor oxidoreductase family protein gives rise to the protein MTEITIHGRGGQGGVTLAKLLASAYFERGKHVQAFGIYAAERSGAPVQAYVRIDDAEITNHNLVHTPDHVIVLDRTLIGPRVLAGLRPGGWILLNHTAAPHELAEQFAGYKVATVDATGIAAEHGLGTRAVPIVNTTMLGAVAKVLGLNLEDIAAALRSTGFEGANRLAAEAAFAQVHSAELPGTAVVVPPATAAGPRAAAASFLGAEMGGMPEIHTGDWATRQPQRRAWTPPCNQGCPAGHDVRGFVAAAGKKDYDAALAILLERSPFPGICGRVCPAPCMAVCNRGTFDGAVNVREIERYIADHAAWPTPPKPHRQERVAVVGSGPAGLSAAYHLARLGYHVTLLEAGKELGGVLRTGIPSYRLPRNVLDREISWILRHGIEVHTRTPVHRKLLVEMSQRYDALFVATGLQEARGLNLGQLSSDVVTQGIDYLDHARNGHEFVTGLRVVVIGGGNTAMDAARTALRCGARRVQVLYRRTRAEMPAIHEEIEEALEEGVELCELVAPLRLRETPTGALLTCQRMELGAPDASGRRSPVPLESEDAVYDVRCDRVILALGQSADLSIFPEGCNVRSDGQLTGLTGCPIFAGGDLATNEGTVTAAIGNGCAAAWHIHKTLTGEDLFPPAAPPVAGPDVLTMHLFDPAEPRHAPLLAPQQRRAGFAEVRRGLIDGPGDPAAAAEAARCLSCGVCNDCDHCRSTCPEGIMRYVAAGEYAFDYDYCKGCGICAAQCPRGVVYMAEL